The following coding sequences lie in one Capsicum annuum cultivar UCD-10X-F1 chromosome 5, UCD10Xv1.1, whole genome shotgun sequence genomic window:
- the LOC107870764 gene encoding protein LSM12 homolog isoform X1 produces MSAAECLPCPAVPMEAYNNEEFAVGCVLSIKTTLGDEFEAQVIAFDKPCNILVLQEGVSASGHRRDIRLLKVNYIKEFSFVGQSQDPIDFNKCYLDLTSLQAREESAIRQAEIDAERFGIGVTAEAQNIFDALSKTLPVRWDKTVIVVMNEVRVSSPYLPESVVGGTPAANERVRKVLELERKRLQTRNSGQ; encoded by the exons ATGTCAGCTGCGGAGTGTCTGCCCTGCCCTGCTGTTCCTATGGAAGCTTACAATAACGAAGAGTTCGCTGTTGGATGCGTTTTATCCATCAAGACTACTTTAGGTGACGAGTTTGAAGCCCAAGTTATCGCCTTTGACAAACCCTGCAACATCCTCGTTCTTC AAGAAGGGGTTTCTGCATCAGGGCATAGGAGAGACATAAGGCTATTGAAAGTCAACTACATAAAAGAGTTCAGTTTTGTTGGTCAAAGTCAAGACCCAATTGATTTCAATAAATGTTATCTTGATCTCACTAGCCTTCAAGCTAGAGAAGAGTCTGCTATAAG ACAAGCAGAGATAGATGCTGAGAGATTTGGGATTGGAGTCACAGCTGAAGCTCAGAATATATTTGATGCTTTGTCTAAAAC GCTGCCTGTGCGCTGGGACAAGACTGTGATAGTTGTGATGAATGAGGTGCGTGTTAGCAGTCCATACCTTCCTGAATCTGTTGTTGGAGGCACTCCTGCTGCTAATGAAAGAGTGCGGAAAGTG CTTGAATTGGAGAGGAAGAGGTTGCAAACCCGTAATAGTGGACAGTGA
- the LOC107870764 gene encoding protein LSM12 homolog isoform X2 codes for MSAAECLPCPAVPMEAYNNEEFAVGCVLSIKTTLGDEFEAQVIAFDKPCNILVLQEGVSASGHRRDIRLLKVNYIKEFSFVGQSQDPIDFNKCYLDLTSLQAREESAIRQAEIDAERFGIGVTAEAQNIFDALSKTYAPQILAACALGQDCDSCDE; via the exons ATGTCAGCTGCGGAGTGTCTGCCCTGCCCTGCTGTTCCTATGGAAGCTTACAATAACGAAGAGTTCGCTGTTGGATGCGTTTTATCCATCAAGACTACTTTAGGTGACGAGTTTGAAGCCCAAGTTATCGCCTTTGACAAACCCTGCAACATCCTCGTTCTTC AAGAAGGGGTTTCTGCATCAGGGCATAGGAGAGACATAAGGCTATTGAAAGTCAACTACATAAAAGAGTTCAGTTTTGTTGGTCAAAGTCAAGACCCAATTGATTTCAATAAATGTTATCTTGATCTCACTAGCCTTCAAGCTAGAGAAGAGTCTGCTATAAG ACAAGCAGAGATAGATGCTGAGAGATTTGGGATTGGAGTCACAGCTGAAGCTCAGAATATATTTGATGCTTTGTCTAAAACGTATGCGCCTCAGATTCTT GCTGCCTGTGCGCTGGGACAAGACTGTGATAGTTGTGATGAATGA